A section of the Mesobacillus jeotgali genome encodes:
- the pheS gene encoding phenylalanine--tRNA ligase subunit alpha produces the protein MQDRLKELQAEALEKVAAAADLKELNDIRVSYLGKKGPITEVLKGMGKLSAEERPKMGALANEVRDAISGQIEVKQKELEEAAVQKQLAAEEIDVTLPGRPVKTGSHHPLTSIIEEIEDLFIGMGYTVEEGPEVEKDYYNFEALNLPKGHPARDMQDSFYITEETLMRTHTSPVQARTMEKHQGKGPVKIICPGKVYRRDNDDATHSHQFMQIEGLVVDENVRMSDLKGTLEVFAKKMFGEDREIRLRPSFFPFTEPSVEMDISCKICGGSGCSVCKGTGWIEILGAGMVHPNVLEMAGYDSKKYTGFAFGMGPERIAMLKYGVDDIRHFYTNDVRFLKQFSVEE, from the coding sequence ATGCAGGATCGTCTAAAAGAACTGCAGGCTGAGGCTCTTGAAAAAGTAGCAGCTGCAGCAGACCTAAAAGAATTGAATGATATTCGCGTTTCCTATCTGGGGAAAAAGGGTCCAATAACGGAAGTTTTGAAAGGAATGGGCAAGTTATCGGCCGAAGAAAGACCGAAAATGGGTGCCCTGGCTAATGAAGTACGTGATGCAATTTCTGGACAGATTGAAGTAAAGCAAAAAGAGCTTGAGGAAGCAGCGGTACAAAAGCAATTGGCAGCCGAAGAAATTGATGTTACCCTTCCAGGCAGACCTGTAAAGACTGGCAGCCATCATCCGCTCACAAGCATTATCGAAGAAATCGAAGATCTTTTCATCGGCATGGGTTACACAGTCGAAGAAGGTCCTGAAGTTGAAAAAGACTATTACAACTTTGAAGCGCTGAACCTTCCAAAAGGACACCCTGCACGTGATATGCAGGATTCATTTTACATTACAGAAGAAACGCTGATGCGTACACATACCTCACCTGTTCAGGCAAGGACGATGGAAAAGCATCAGGGCAAAGGTCCTGTAAAAATCATTTGCCCTGGTAAAGTTTATCGCCGGGATAACGATGATGCGACCCACTCACACCAGTTCATGCAAATTGAAGGCCTTGTCGTCGATGAGAATGTAAGGATGAGTGATCTGAAAGGTACACTTGAAGTTTTTGCAAAGAAAATGTTTGGCGAAGATCGCGAAATTCGTCTGCGCCCAAGCTTCTTCCCATTCACGGAGCCATCCGTCGAAATGGATATTTCCTGCAAAATCTGCGGAGGATCAGGCTGCAGCGTGTGTAAGGGAACAGGCTGGATTGAGATTCTCGGTGCAGGAATGGTTCACCCGAATGTACTTGAAATGGCAGGCTACGATTCAAAGAAATACACTGGCTTCGCTTTTGGCATGGGACCTGAGCGGATTGCAATGCTGAAATACGGAGTGGATGACATACGTCATTTCTACACAAACGATGTCCGATTCTTAAAGCAATTTTCAGTTGAAGAATAA